One part of the Dermacentor andersoni chromosome 2, qqDerAnde1_hic_scaffold, whole genome shotgun sequence genome encodes these proteins:
- the LOC126539859 gene encoding homocysteine S-methyltransferase YbgG-like, which translates to MQQFHPPLVHSTAKLAFSTPHITAMAAAFRNKNSTWNVWKVWNLWKPRSGLATVAKSNPYPRLLNMAAPAASGGPVRVLDGSMGSQLSDRGLIPPTDALWSARVLVTDLPAIVDVHKSYIRSGADVVTTCSYQANVDNLQFHLGIGASEAEALIARSCMAAVAAREQCGRPGVIVAGSVGPYGAAQADLSEYTGGYADVKSVEELVEWHRPRVRCLVAAGCDVLAFETIPAAREAVALVQLLRQFPGTQAWLSFSTSPDAPHCTAKGEPLAEAMNECLLADACRQIIAIGVNCCPPENVAAALRSTGHLRVPFIAYPNSGEMFSSSGRVPADRAPRKPLSAYVPEWIDLNARWIGGCCGTGPDDISAVAKVVNSLASA; encoded by the coding sequence ATGCAACAGTTTCATCCACCATTAGTACATTCTACCGCCAAGCTCGCGTTTAGTACCCCTCATATTACCGCCATGGCTGCTGCATTCCGGAACAAGAACTCTACCTGGAATGTCTGGAAGGTCTGGAACCTCTGGAAGCCACGAAGCGGCCTGGCCACCGTGGCGAAGTCCAATCCATATCCACGCCTTTTAAACATGGCGGCGCCAGCAGCCTCCGGCGGGCCGGTGCGCGTCTTGGATGGGAGCATGGGGTCGCAGCTGAGCGACCGGGGTTTGATACCGCCGACAGATGCTCTCTGGAGCGCCAGAGTACTCGTCACTGACCTCCCGGCGATAGTGGACGTGCACAAGAGCTACATCAGGAGCGGCGCCGACGTCGTCACGACGTGCAGCTACCAAGCGAATGTCGACAACTTGCAGTTTCATCTGGGCATCGGCGCTTCTGAGGCCGAGGCCCTGATAGCTCGCAGCTGCATGGCAGCTGTCGCGGCGCGGGAACAGTGCGGACGACCAGGCGTGATCGTCGCTGGCTCCGTCGGGCCGTACGGCGCCGCGCAGGCGGACTTGTCCGAATACACCGGCGGGTACGCAGACGTCAAGAGCGTCGAAGAGCTCGTCGAGTGGCACCGGCCCCGTGTTCGGTGTCTAGTCGCGGCCGGCTGCGACGTGTTGGCCTTCGAGACGATACCCGCGGCGCGCGAGGCCGTGGCGCTTGTACAGCTATTGCGCCAGTTCCCCGGCACCCAGGCGTGGCTCAGTTTTAGCACTTCGCCGGATGCACCGCACTGCACGGCCAAGGGAGAGCCGCTCGCAGAGGCCATGAACGAGTGCCTCCTCGCCGATGCCTGTAGACAGATTATCGCCATCGGCGTAAACTGTTGCCCTCCGGAAAATGTGGCGGCCGCCTTGAGGTCGACCGGACACCTTCGGGTCCCCTTTATTGCTTATCCAAATAGCGGCGAGATGTTCAGTTCGTCCGGCAGGGTTCCGGCCGACCGAGCGCCGCGCAAGCCCCTTTCGGCGTACGTCCCCGAATGGATTGACCTCAACGCGCGGTGGATTGGCGGCTGTTGCGGGACTGGGCCGGACGATATCAGTGCCGTCGCCAAGGTTGTAAACAGTCTCGCGTCAGCGTGA